In the Clostridium beijerinckii genome, one interval contains:
- the kduI gene encoding 5-dehydro-4-deoxy-D-glucuronate isomerase: MQMEIRYSNHPEDSKHYDTETLRRHYLVEKVFVDGEVNLVYSHNDRIIFGGVTPIKETLKLGASKELGTDYFLERRELGVINVGGEGTIIADGVEYNLNYRDGLYVGQGTKNIEFKSSDGKNPAKFYINSAPALKSYPTVKIDLEKANKIKCGDEINMNKRTINQYIHPAVCESCQLVMGLTILEPGSGWNTMPCHTHERRMEVYLYLDVPEDQAVIHFMGEGQETRHIVMKNEQAVISPSWSIHSGIGTQNYSFIWGMCGENITFDDMDNIRIQDLK, encoded by the coding sequence ATGCAAATGGAAATTAGATACTCAAATCATCCAGAAGACTCTAAGCACTATGATACAGAAACTTTAAGAAGACATTATTTAGTTGAAAAAGTATTTGTAGATGGAGAAGTAAATTTAGTTTATAGCCATAATGATAGAATCATATTTGGTGGAGTTACACCTATAAAAGAAACATTAAAGCTTGGAGCATCTAAAGAATTAGGAACAGATTACTTTTTAGAAAGAAGAGAACTTGGAGTTATTAATGTAGGTGGAGAAGGAACAATTATAGCTGATGGAGTAGAATATAATCTAAATTATAGAGATGGATTATATGTTGGACAAGGCACTAAAAATATAGAATTTAAATCATCTGATGGAAAAAATCCAGCTAAGTTTTATATAAATTCTGCACCAGCGCTTAAATCATATCCAACAGTAAAAATAGATTTAGAAAAAGCTAATAAGATAAAATGTGGCGATGAAATAAACATGAATAAAAGAACAATAAACCAATATATTCATCCTGCAGTATGTGAAAGCTGTCAATTAGTAATGGGATTAACAATACTTGAGCCAGGAAGTGGATGGAATACAATGCCATGTCATACTCATGAAAGACGTATGGAAGTATATTTATATCTTGATGTACCTGAAGATCAAGCAGTAATTCATTTTATGGGTGAAGGACAAGAAACAAGGCATATAGTAATGAAGAATGAGCAGGCAGTAATTTCACCAAGCTGGTCAATTCATTCGGGCATTGGAACTCAGAATTATTCATTTATATGGGGAATGTGTGGCGAGAATATAACATTCGATGATATGGATAACATAAGAATCCAAGACTTAAAATAA